Genomic segment of Synchiropus splendidus isolate RoL2022-P1 chromosome 4, RoL_Sspl_1.0, whole genome shotgun sequence:
aaacaaagtggaaatatatttcCAAATACGTAAAAATTGGCGTGAATATAGTCATTTATTGGCATATAAGGCCATAAATACTCacagaaataaaatggaaaaacggaaaataaatgtggaaataaaatggaaaaataaaactaaaaagtaAGAATGGAAATACGTGAGGAGGAAAATGAGGAGTCGGTAAAAGAGTTTTGGGGAATTAACTTGTTGGAAATGCgaataaacaaatacaagaaATAGGATATATGCATTTCCTTATCTATATTCTTATTACTGTGTGTattacatatatacacacacacacacacacatatatatatatatatatatatacacacacacacacacacacacatatgtgtgtgtgtgtgtgtgtgtgtgtgtgtgtgtgtgtgtatgtatttattgtttatctTTTAATTCTAGCACTCCTGGCATTCCATAGCAGTTGAAGTATTTGTAGCAATGTTTCTAACAGTGCTAATAGTTGTAACAGAGGTAGTAGTGCATGTAGTTCAAGCAGTAGTATTGGTAGTTGTGATAGGAGTTGTAGATGAAATCGTGGTAGTTGTCGTGGTAATGGTGGAAGTTGATGCTGTTAGTAATATTAGTAGCAGCTGTTGTAGTTGTACTTCCAACGGTTCCTAAAATGACTACTATTGCAGCTACTAGTTGTACAACAACGTCTATTGCTTGCACTACTTCCACTCCAGTTCCACCACCACTACTGCTACAACTGTCACCACGGCACATTGCAGACAGATATTTGGTTGTGAATCTATCTTTCCGATGATGTGACTTGTGTTCTCTTTCCATTAGACTGCATGAACGGCGAGATGCGCAAGACCTGGTTCTGCATCCAGCGAGGTCAGCCTGCCTGACCAGACGTGGTCTTGTGTTCAAAGCTTTGACTTGTTGCCGTATCTGGTGCTCGACAGGAAGCTTGTGGCAGCCGAACATCAGCATGAGCCTTGAGCCAGGACGATCACAGCTGACCGTCACTTTTGCGCCGGACGcgttgtgtgaaaaatacaTTGTTATTTTCATGTGCGGTACCTATCATTTCAAAGAGCCGGTGAACAAGGTGAGACCTGAAACTTCTTTGCGTCAGCGTTTTACGCAcgtattttcccttttttgggTTGGAGGACCCAGATTCTCTCAGTGGGTGCTTTCATGCACGGCATCCTGTCTCTTATTAAACACTTTGAACCCACGTGATGGTGAAAGTCACTCATTACAGAGCGACCTACTTAACGCCCTGTTTCATTTGCAGCATGACTTATCTGATCGAAGCTGCAGTTACGGGCCTCACCACAAATCTTTGTAACTTCGCCTTCCTTTTTGTcccctttttttaattcactttacTTTCATTTATTAGTTCTTTATGCCAAGTAATAATTCCtttcaatatatatttgttttttgcttaCATAACCAGAGTTATAAATatcaagaaaaacaaacgttTGTAGCGTACATGCTTTAATTTATTAACAGTTTTGGGGTCAAATACctatacaaataataatacattattatttttctaaaagtagtagtagtaaattTTAATTTTTGCATTTGtcacaatattaaaaaaatctttttgtgatgttcatttttaatgcttttttttaaatttagctTCTGAACATTTGGGTTTATTAATCCAAAAATTCACTTTTACCACTTTTTGCCCATTTACACTTCTTACAATTGAACTTTTATACatttcagttattatttattgtttcaagTAAACTGTTAACGGCATTCTTGTTACATATTTTGATTGAATATGAATCAAGCGTGTGAAGAAAGTTAAACAGATAAACAGAACAATGTGACGTTTTTCCCCCCAGGGCAACGAAACAACTCTGAAGGCAACGTTCAGTCTGAGTAAATGTCCAAGGCACAGCTGCGACTTCAACGTCTCGGTGAGCCGACCCAGTTTGGCttgtttttcccatttttttaatctacagCGTTGTATAATTCCAGTTAAAACCCCTGTTCCCATTGTGTGGTCAAGACTGTGACCGTCGCAGTTCAACGTTAAATACATGCACACGAGCAGGTACGTCGTAGCTGTTATTGTTCGTATTGCCGTGGTTTTTCAGATGGGGATTGATGACATCAACAAATCTTTGTTCTTCAGGCAAGTCAGGAGATGTGGCAGCTTATACGTTCCTCATGCCGGGGGTGGTGGTGGCAGCGGTGGTGGCGGTGGTGTGTGTCGCCCTGGTAACCATCATCTGCATCTACTGCAAGAGACGAGgtgtgtgactcactcactttTGTACTGTTccacatcaaattaaagctgaAAACCTATGCAACTTTCAGGAAAGACCTGAAGTATATCCTATACTTTTTTCACTCCTctatttgaattgaaatgaatgaaacccTCTTTAACCCGACTTTGTTTCGTCTCTTTAAATACTGAGATTAGTTTAACTGCAGTATTTTCATTCGAAGTTCTCTTCTTTGAGTACTATTGTCTTTATTACGCAGTAATAGTAATACAGTTGTAATATAAGTTGTGACAGTAGGAGTGTCTGATTTTGTCATATttgaaaaaaactgttgtaGTATTATAGTGGATAGTAATATTTGTTGGACCAGAACTGAACGCagcaatataataataagataataacaaaaataatgctAACTTATATAGAACTTTTTAGaacgctgttcacaaagtgctctACAGTCAAAACAGTGGGGAATGTTTGCACTAGTTGGACCATGAATGTGGACAGCTAGCGAGTGAGCAAGAACAAAGGAAAAGTTAGGACGATATTACGTCAAACTCCTGCCTATAAAAGGTTGTTTTTAGCAGGGATTTAAAGAAGGCAGTGCTTGTTGTGTTTGGGATCTCCTCTGACAGAGTGTTCCAAAGTTGAGAAGCCCTGACTGAAAAGGCTCAGTCACCTTTAGACTAGACTTCGGGACAACTAGCAGAGACCCACCTACGAATCTGAGGGGTCCTTGCTGGCTTGTAGTGCGTCAGCAGACCTACAATGTAGTTGAGGGCCTGGCCAAGATGGGCTTCAAATACTTCcatcaaaaaacacatttcaaacatgtAATAGTATCATGTCTTTCCTATTTTCCGTCTTGAAATGCAAGTTTCATTTAGGATTATTTTTCTACCTTCCGTCTGTATTTTGGCCTGACGGCCCCTCACGTCACTGAGGCATGTGAACTAGTGTACTAGTTGAAACGCTGATAGTAGTTGATGCTATTAGTACTGTAGTTATGATAAAACTAAAGGTGACATTGCCTTCCCTTCCTTCAGGTAACCATCACAACACCACGCTAAGCGTATTAGAAGAAAAGCCAACGCAGCAGACCCTCAAAGAAGCACCCAAAGTGCTGGTCATCTACTCGCAGGACCACCGTCTCTACAGGGACGTTGTCCTGAAGCTGTGCGCCTTCCTCCAGGCCAAGTGTGGCACTCAGGTCCTGGTGGACCTCCTGGACACCACCTCGGTGGGCCTGGTGGGTCGCCTCCGTTGGCTTGAGTGGCAGCGGCAACAGATGACAAACCCTTCTGACAAAGTCCTGGTCCTCTGCTCCCGAGGAGTCCAGGCCAAGTGGAGAGCCATGTGTGGCTGCGAGCGGATCATGCTGAGGGAAGATGTTCTCTCCCCCACCGACGACATGCTGACCCCCTTCCTCAACCTCTTCCTGCCTGACATGCATCTGGCCGGCATGCAGGGTAAGTACATGGTCGCGTACTTCGAAGACATCTGCGGCGAACACGACATACCGTCTGTGTTCGAGATAACCGTGAAGTACAAGCTGATGAAGCATTTCGAGGACTTGTACTTCCGCATCCTGGACATGGAGAAGTACCAGCCACATCAAGTGAACCACATCCAGGGCATTGGTGCCGACGAGTATTTCCACTGTCCCTCGGGTGCAGCTCTGAGGCAGGCCATCGAAACCTTCCGCGTCTACCAGGTGGAACACCCGGACTGGTTTGAGAAGGAGTGCGTCAACAGCGAAGAGGAGGTCTTGACCCATGCTGACCAACTTGTCGAAGGCCTAAATTTCCCACCAGTGCTGGAGTGCCTTCCTTTGATGAAAGGTGGACTTCCTGTCCTCCAGAACGAGGTAGAAATCTGTCAAAAGGAAAACAGGCTGCAGGTGGTCACCCCGCTGGTCAACCTAGATGGTCAGCAGTCATCGGTGGCCGAGATTATCGTGCACCCGTCCTGTGACTCGAACTTGGAACGTGGTCTCATGAACCACCTGCATCCGCACACTTCTTGTCCAACACCGACCCAGGCGGCTCTGGCTCTTATCCCACCCCCGTACTTGGTCAACCACGACGTGAGGAGTAAAGTTCCTGTTGAGGATGACGAAACTGACTTCCTTCTGCCTGTCAGTCAACAGTTGTGTCCCTCAGACCTCCGGAGCTCTGGGTCAAACAGCCAACATTCATCCTGCGAAAAGACAGACTATAATCCTCCATCTCAGGAGGCCAAGCCAGAAGAGATGGAAGAGCTTGAGATTCTGGTGCCTCCGAAAGGCCTTAACAGTGAATCTGACCATGGCTACCAGTCCAGGATGTCCTTCCAGGATGAAGCTTATCTCGGGGTCGATCCACTGGCGGCTCTTGCAAAGTTGCAGGAGGAGCTGTTTGTGAACAGCTTTGATCCTTGTGACAGTGAATGAGTGGAGCAACTTCACTGTGTAACTGAAGACTGTGGTTGAGATTCCAACTTCCCAAATGTGTTACTGAGGTTCCATGTACATAACTTGAATGAATCATTCATATTAATGTATATTAATAATTCTAGTTTACAGACAAGAACCTATCCACTTACCGTCCAGTGgtttcaccatcatcttctaAGCATGGTGTACGCTGCAGGAAGTTAGGCGTCTTGTAGGCAAACTGTGGGATGACCTTTATGGCAACACCTAGGGGGTAGCTGCTGCACTAGGCCCAAAGCGTCGTGAACTGCCTGGAACTAATGCAGTGCATCTGAGCATTCTCAGTAGGAGTCATTGTCTGTCTTTGTGTTGGTCTGAAGGGGGCTGCATAAAGTTCACTGTGGATTAGTGTCTCGCAAAAGGGTGTGTCTTGGGGCCACATACGTGTTCAGTTTCTGGGTCTTTCCGTTTCCTGTATCCTCTGTCAAGGCTGTGGTTCTGTTTGGGTCTGACTTTTTATGGTCTTCGTCTGGGTCTTTTTTAGGTCTGGCGACAATCTCGCTTGGTATTGGCCTTTGACAGGGTGTAACTCTGGGTCCAGGGTTAGTAGTGGCCAGTCATAATGTGTTGTCACTTCCTCTCATCACCTCAGAATCTGTTGGCCAGCACATCGGTCCCCATCCTGGGACTGGTTTAATGacatcactctcaacaataaactcagCCCCGCGGCCCGGTGGTTGGGGACCTATGGCACATACTGTACGTTTCATCCATTGGATTTCACAGGCCAAGTGGAGCGAATGCAGAATTAGAATTATTTAGAGTTGTGCTGTAGAGATACATTTA
This window contains:
- the il17ra1a gene encoding interleukin 17 receptor A1a, which produces MRVCRAVFLFMFVGVSSSVRVRGKPPLRCSQPNLTCEVNISNCMDRGWLKKYNYTPGSPEELKVDVVFRKDEETGHLQSVLLASWKLRDDGSTAYLTATELHVLVKATNEHLCVRYSFKKQLPMQNKDGKKWSFSADMLVLDPGEYQISVFNIPKPELNHSSYNVFKDVVVPDCMNGEMRKTWFCIQRGSLWQPNISMSLEPGRSQLTVTFAPDALCEKYIVIFMCGTYHFKEPVNKGNETTLKATFSLSKCPRHSCDFNVSLKPLFPLCGQDCDRRSSTLNTCTRAGKSGDVAAYTFLMPGVVVAAVVAVVCVALVTIICIYCKRRGNHHNTTLSVLEEKPTQQTLKEAPKVLVIYSQDHRLYRDVVLKLCAFLQAKCGTQVLVDLLDTTSVGLVGRLRWLEWQRQQMTNPSDKVLVLCSRGVQAKWRAMCGCERIMLREDVLSPTDDMLTPFLNLFLPDMHLAGMQGKYMVAYFEDICGEHDIPSVFEITVKYKLMKHFEDLYFRILDMEKYQPHQVNHIQGIGADEYFHCPSGAALRQAIETFRVYQVEHPDWFEKECVNSEEEVLTHADQLVEGLNFPPVLECLPLMKGGLPVLQNEVEICQKENRLQVVTPLVNLDGQQSSVAEIIVHPSCDSNLERGLMNHLHPHTSCPTPTQAALALIPPPYLVNHDVRSKVPVEDDETDFLLPVSQQLCPSDLRSSGSNSQHSSCEKTDYNPPSQEAKPEEMEELEILVPPKGLNSESDHGYQSRMSFQDEAYLGVDPLAALAKLQEELFVNSFDPCDSE